A single Elaeis guineensis isolate ETL-2024a chromosome 15, EG11, whole genome shotgun sequence DNA region contains:
- the LOC105057959 gene encoding NADH dehydrogenase [ubiquinone] iron-sulfur protein 4, mitochondrial — protein MAAPLQRRSLSLARLLFFRSSHLSQSRSLASDALVERKPGEIGIISGIPQEHLRRKVMIYSPARTASQQGSGKVGKWKINFMSTQKWENPLMGWTSTGDPYANVGDAALSFDSEEAAKAFAEKHGWDYVVRKRHTPLLKLKSYADNFKWKGPPKSDEE, from the exons ATGGCCGCGCCGCTGCAACGAAGGAGCCTCTCCTTAGCTCGTCTACTTTTCTTCCGCTCCTCTCACCTCTCACAGTCGAGATCGCTCGCTTCTGATGCCCTCGTCGAACGAAAGCCCGGGGAGATTGGAATCATCTCCGGGATTCCTCAAGAACACCTCCGCCGCAAG gtcaTGATCTATTCACCAGCTCGGACTGCAAGTCAGCAAGGTTCTGGAAAAGTTGGAAAGTGGAAAATCAATTTTATGTCAACCCAGAA GTGGGAGAATCCATTGATGGGCTGGACTTCCACAGGTGACCCATATGCTAATGTGGGTGATGCAGCTCTCAGTTTTGACAGTGAAGAAGCTGCAAAAGCATTTGCTGAGAAGCATGGATGGGACTATGTG GTGAGGAAGCGTCATACACCTCTATTGAAG TTAAAGTCTTACGCAGACAATTTCAAGTGGAAGGGCCCCCCAAAGAGTGATGAAGAATAA